A part of Corynebacterium lactis RW2-5 genomic DNA contains:
- a CDS encoding YncE family protein, whose protein sequence is MSFYSRRRVLHSLVAGVSAGALALSGCSSSVEGSEVKEGMGNASPAPAASPAMTGGLKGKLKKIDENITDAVLAGDQVISKAQGKIFAGPLNNPAAKSVVLKNQCGLLAPGGNTALLPCSDGIHVLSPEGTVAAVVGRGTGYSSAVGLPGGRIIGHRSDSDQVDVFGADGELSETFGASREGSQLVAVPPVGDGPATRLMEVNRPETSVHELKLDETRTGSGLRAGIGVGKAAAGTKYIAAADTKGNQLLVYTMTDIIRLHQAAPVPESPWAVAVDDSRDLIWVASTKVNKLTAYDVSSGTPVRMAEIDTVADPQSLVVAENGAVEVFSATGQGAQLLEPSDIDKAIEDYAAESKQRGDDLAVREPANNLPTGEDNSAPKQGADQQGGQK, encoded by the coding sequence GTGAGTTTCTACAGTCGCCGACGTGTCCTACATTCGCTCGTAGCTGGAGTTTCTGCAGGCGCCCTAGCGCTTTCCGGTTGCTCATCGTCCGTTGAGGGCAGTGAGGTCAAGGAGGGAATGGGCAACGCCTCCCCTGCGCCGGCCGCGTCGCCCGCGATGACGGGCGGCCTCAAAGGCAAGCTGAAAAAGATCGATGAGAACATCACTGACGCGGTTCTGGCCGGCGATCAGGTGATTTCAAAGGCTCAGGGGAAGATTTTTGCCGGGCCGTTGAATAACCCGGCGGCAAAGTCGGTGGTTCTAAAAAATCAGTGCGGGCTTCTGGCCCCCGGTGGCAATACCGCGCTTTTGCCCTGTTCCGACGGTATTCACGTGCTGTCCCCAGAGGGAACCGTTGCGGCTGTCGTCGGTCGCGGCACGGGATACTCCTCGGCGGTAGGGTTGCCGGGCGGCCGGATTATCGGTCACCGTTCTGACTCCGACCAGGTCGATGTCTTCGGTGCGGATGGCGAGCTTTCGGAAACCTTTGGAGCTTCTCGAGAGGGCTCTCAGCTGGTTGCGGTGCCGCCGGTCGGCGACGGCCCCGCCACGCGGCTGATGGAAGTCAACCGGCCGGAGACCTCCGTCCATGAGCTAAAGCTCGACGAGACCCGCACGGGAAGTGGCCTGCGTGCTGGCATCGGCGTCGGCAAGGCAGCGGCCGGTACAAAGTACATCGCTGCGGCGGACACCAAGGGCAATCAGCTGCTCGTCTATACGATGACGGACATTATCCGCCTGCATCAGGCCGCGCCGGTGCCGGAGTCGCCGTGGGCCGTGGCAGTCGACGATTCCAGAGATTTAATCTGGGTCGCTTCGACGAAGGTAAATAAGCTGACCGCGTACGATGTCAGCTCTGGCACCCCGGTGAGGATGGCCGAGATTGATACGGTTGCAGACCCGCAGTCACTGGTAGTTGCCGAAAACGGCGCTGTCGAGGTGTTCTCTGCGACCGGACAGGGCGCGCAGCTGCTGGAACCCTCGGACATCGATAAGGCAATCGAGGACTACGCTGCTGAGTCGAAGCAGCGCGGTGATGACCTGGCTGTCCGGGAGCCCGCTAATAACCTCCCCACTGGCGAAGACAACTCTGCCCCTAAGCAGGGCGCCGACCAGCAGGGAGGTCAGAAGTAA
- a CDS encoding aldo/keto reductase, with protein sequence MRRRILGDSGLRVSALGLGTATWGAGTSLDEAARILTEFVDAGGTLVDASPLHGGNTVAEMLGRLIKRKGLADQLVVSVASGVHPELPVGRRVDCSRKTLQADLDETLRRLGADHIDLWSPGYWDGLTPPEEVADTLEYAVRMGKVRYVGLRGYHGWQAAVTHAASDRIAPVCAQHEYSLLQRGPEAELLPACEHLRMGFIGGAPLAQGVLTAKYQRVIPEDSRAASEHADAEVQDYLDERGVTVVGALATAAKGLGVSVAAAAVAWARDRPGVTSILVGARDRAQLRENLAAEELTLPTQICNALDDVSL encoded by the coding sequence GTGCGACGAAGAATTCTTGGCGACAGTGGACTGCGGGTATCGGCGCTAGGACTCGGTACCGCTACGTGGGGTGCGGGAACCAGCCTCGATGAGGCAGCTCGGATACTCACCGAGTTTGTCGATGCGGGCGGAACTCTCGTCGATGCCTCTCCCCTGCATGGTGGCAACACGGTCGCAGAGATGCTCGGTCGTCTAATTAAACGCAAGGGCCTGGCGGACCAGCTGGTGGTGTCGGTAGCCTCCGGTGTGCACCCGGAGCTGCCTGTCGGCCGGCGCGTGGACTGTTCTCGCAAGACCCTTCAGGCTGACCTGGACGAGACTCTGCGGCGCCTTGGAGCCGATCACATCGACCTGTGGTCGCCCGGGTATTGGGATGGGCTGACCCCTCCGGAAGAAGTCGCGGACACCCTCGAGTACGCCGTTCGGATGGGTAAGGTTCGCTACGTGGGTCTGCGGGGATATCACGGCTGGCAGGCCGCGGTTACCCATGCTGCCTCCGACCGCATTGCACCTGTATGCGCCCAGCACGAGTACTCGCTGCTGCAGCGCGGTCCCGAGGCGGAGTTGCTGCCGGCCTGCGAGCACCTGCGGATGGGATTCATCGGAGGCGCGCCCCTCGCCCAGGGCGTTTTAACCGCGAAGTATCAGCGCGTCATCCCTGAAGATTCCCGCGCAGCTTCTGAGCACGCAGACGCTGAGGTACAGGATTACCTGGACGAACGTGGGGTCACCGTCGTCGGTGCGCTCGCCACTGCTGCGAAGGGGCTCGGTGTGAGCGTTGCGGCTGCCGCGGTCGCGTGGGCTAGGGACCGGCCCGGTGTCACCTCTATCCTCGTCGGCGCGCGCGATAGGGCCCAGCTCCGCGAAAACCTCGCAGCTGAGGAGCTCACCCTTCCCACTCAGATCTGCAATGCGCTTGACGACGTCTCCCTTTAA
- a CDS encoding undecaprenyl-diphosphate phosphatase — MTTLSAAAPDASIGITWAQTIILSIVQGLTEFLPVSSSGHLRIISQLLWGKDAGASFTAVVQLGTELAVLVFFAKDIWRILTGWFAGLFNKEARGFDYRMGWMVIVGTLPIAIIGVLAKDAIRDNLRNLWITATVLILFSFVFIAAEKYGRRKRDFEELTMKDAIIMGLAQCLALIPGVSRSGGTVSAGLFLNLDREVATRFSFLLAIPAVFAAGIFSLPDAFDPAAGQAASGAQLLVGTAIAFVVGYASIAWLLKFVAHHSFSWFAAYRIPVGLIVMALLGFGVMSAV, encoded by the coding sequence ATGACGACGCTTTCCGCCGCCGCGCCCGATGCCTCAATCGGCATCACCTGGGCGCAGACAATCATCCTGTCGATCGTTCAGGGACTGACCGAATTCCTCCCGGTCAGCTCCTCCGGGCACCTTCGTATCATCTCCCAGTTACTCTGGGGCAAGGATGCGGGCGCGTCCTTTACCGCCGTGGTGCAGTTGGGCACCGAGTTGGCGGTCCTCGTCTTCTTCGCTAAGGACATCTGGCGCATCCTGACTGGCTGGTTCGCCGGCCTATTTAACAAGGAGGCGCGCGGCTTCGATTACCGCATGGGCTGGATGGTCATCGTCGGCACCTTGCCGATCGCCATCATCGGAGTTCTCGCCAAGGACGCCATCCGCGATAACCTGCGCAACCTCTGGATCACTGCGACCGTTCTGATTCTGTTCTCCTTCGTGTTCATCGCCGCCGAGAAGTACGGCCGTCGCAAGCGTGACTTCGAGGAACTGACCATGAAAGACGCGATCATCATGGGTCTCGCGCAGTGTCTGGCCCTAATCCCGGGCGTGTCTCGCTCCGGCGGTACCGTCTCCGCAGGTCTCTTCCTGAACCTCGACCGCGAGGTGGCCACCCGCTTCTCCTTCCTGCTGGCCATCCCTGCAGTCTTCGCAGCCGGAATTTTTTCGCTTCCCGACGCGTTTGACCCTGCAGCGGGGCAGGCCGCTTCCGGAGCACAGCTCCTAGTCGGCACGGCGATTGCTTTCGTCGTCGGCTACGCATCGATTGCATGGCTGCTGAAGTTCGTTGCGCACCATTCCTTCTCCTGGTTCGCCGCCTACCGTATCCCTGTTGGTTTGATTGTTATGGCGCTGCTCGGCTTTGGCGTTATGAGCGCGGTCTAG
- the mshC gene encoding cysteine--1-D-myo-inosityl 2-amino-2-deoxy-alpha-D-glucopyranoside ligase: MYSWPDPEVSSLGDSRFSALLAKRGRGPVPLRLYDTADQKVGEVHAGPEAKMYVCGITPYDATHLGHAATYLTFDLIYRQLLDNGHTVHYVQNITDVDDPLFERAERDGVDWRELGTDQINLFRSDMENLSVIPPRDYVGAMEAIDEVVEMVQKLLENGAAYQLTGDEYPDIYFRKNATGNFGYESNYTAEQMTEFFAERGGDPDRPGKEDPLDALLWRAARPGEPSWEAPFGAGRPGWHIECSAIALNRLGGGFDIQGGGSDLAFPHHEFSAAHAEAALDGCSRMAGHYVHAGMIALDGVKMSKSLGNLVFVSKLVAAGTDPSAIRLGVFASHYRSDRDWSDEVLDEANQRLETWRRACCAAGSSEAELAAAADLVGAVRLALADDLDTPAVLAAIDTWADAALTTTETSDYAVSAQAEGSLASGNLVSAALDALLGVKIHP, from the coding sequence ATGTATTCGTGGCCCGATCCAGAAGTTTCCAGCCTCGGGGATTCCCGCTTTTCCGCCCTCCTAGCTAAGCGTGGGCGGGGCCCCGTGCCGCTGCGTCTCTACGACACGGCGGATCAGAAGGTCGGCGAGGTGCACGCCGGACCGGAGGCGAAGATGTACGTCTGTGGCATCACGCCGTACGACGCCACTCATCTCGGCCACGCCGCGACCTATTTGACCTTCGATCTGATTTATCGCCAGCTGCTGGACAACGGTCACACAGTGCATTACGTCCAGAACATCACCGATGTCGACGACCCATTGTTTGAGCGCGCCGAGCGCGACGGGGTCGACTGGCGAGAGCTGGGAACAGACCAAATCAATCTCTTCCGCTCCGACATGGAAAACCTCTCGGTCATCCCGCCGCGCGATTACGTCGGCGCTATGGAGGCCATCGATGAAGTCGTTGAGATGGTCCAGAAGCTTCTGGAAAATGGTGCCGCATATCAGCTGACCGGCGACGAGTACCCGGACATTTACTTCCGCAAGAATGCGACGGGCAACTTCGGCTACGAATCCAACTACACCGCCGAACAGATGACCGAGTTCTTCGCCGAGCGCGGCGGCGACCCGGACCGCCCGGGCAAAGAGGACCCGCTGGACGCCCTTCTCTGGCGCGCGGCCCGTCCGGGCGAGCCCTCCTGGGAAGCCCCGTTCGGCGCCGGCCGCCCCGGTTGGCACATCGAATGCTCCGCTATCGCTCTCAATCGCCTGGGCGGGGGATTCGACATTCAGGGCGGGGGCTCCGATCTGGCATTTCCACACCACGAGTTTTCGGCGGCACACGCCGAGGCCGCACTCGACGGCTGTTCCCGTATGGCGGGGCACTATGTTCACGCTGGCATGATTGCTCTCGACGGCGTGAAGATGTCCAAGTCGCTCGGCAACCTCGTCTTCGTCTCGAAGCTGGTCGCCGCAGGCACCGATCCCAGCGCAATCCGCCTGGGCGTGTTCGCCTCTCACTACCGCAGTGACCGCGACTGGTCGGACGAGGTCCTGGACGAGGCCAACCAGCGCCTCGAGACGTGGCGCCGAGCATGCTGCGCCGCCGGTTCCTCCGAAGCCGAACTCGCCGCCGCGGCTGACCTGGTCGGCGCTGTCCGCCTCGCGCTTGCCGACGATCTGGACACCCCGGCGGTCCTAGCCGCCATCGACACCTGGGCAGATGCGGCTTTGACCACTACCGAAACCTCCGATTACGCGGTCAGTGCACAGGCAGAGGGCTCCCTTGCGTCCGGCAATCTCGTCTCCGCCGCGCTCGACGCGCTGCTGGGCGTTAAGATTCACCCGTGA
- the metH gene encoding methionine synthase yields MTDQHSSEFLTALSERVLIGDGAMGTQLQSFDLDVDKDFLGYEGCNEILNDTRPDILEMIHRRYFEAGADLVETNTFGCNLPNLADYDIEDRIQELAHKGTAIARKVADEMGPGREGMRRFVLGSLGPGTKLPSLGHAPYAQLRDAYVEAGLGMLSGGADAFLIETCQDLLQVKAAINGVKEAMHQAEKSIPIVVHVTVETTGTMLMGSEIGAALAALEPMGIDMIGLNCATGPDEMSEHLRYLSAHASIPVSVMPNAGLPVLGKNGATYPLTAPELGQALRNFVEEYGLSMVGGCCGTTPEHITAVRDAITGAGEYEEQGAAVQATRPYQTPDARPIDEVASLYAATPLTQPTGITMIGERTNANGSKAFRGAMLDADWEKCLNIARGQVTDGAHMIDLCVDYVGRDGRDDMATLASQVATSVTLPIMLDSTEPEVLRTGLEHLGGRCAVNSVNFEDGDGPDSRYQKIMRLVVEHGAAVVALSIDEEGQARTTDKKVEIAERLIADITGTWGLREQDIIVDCLTFPISTGQEETRRDGIETINAIRELKARHPDVHTTLGLSNISFGLNPAARQVLNSVFLNECIEAGLDSAIAHSSKILPMNKIEDRQREVALDMVYDRRRPEGHPDGAYDPLQVFMDLFEGVSAADAKDARAEKLAAMPLFDRLAQRIIDGERTGIEADLDEGMKEKEPLAIVNEDLLRGMQTVGELFGSGQMQLPFVLQSAETMKTAVGYLEKFMDAEDGSGSKGSIVLATVKGDVHDIGKNLVEIILSNNGYTVHNLGIKQPISTILSAAKELDVDAIGMSGLLVKSTVIMKENLEELNSSGDAQRFPILLGGAALTRSYVEDDLTEIYQGDVFYGKDAFEGLRIMDDLMKAKRGELPDEDSPEAIAAREKKEARRARRERSKRIAAERAAKAAAEAPEVPERSDVAVDVPVATPPFWGTRIVKGVAVNDYLTTLDERALFMGQWGLRGTRGGEGPSYEELVESDGRPRLRAWLQRLRAENILQHSAVVYGYFPAVSEGDTVHVLPVPEEGQQPDPTAEPIVSWTFPRQQRGRFLCIADFVRSRDMAIEKGQTDVLPFQLVTMGQPIADFANAIYAKNEYRDYLEVHGIGVQLTEALAEFWHQRIRSELAFSDGTTAGSEDSNDTKDFFDLKYRGARYSFGYGSCPDLTFRKGMIDLLRPERIGVELSEELQLHPEQSTDAFVLYHPEAKYFNV; encoded by the coding sequence ATGACTGATCAGCATTCTTCCGAGTTCCTTACGGCACTGTCCGAGCGCGTCCTCATCGGCGACGGCGCCATGGGTACCCAGCTGCAGTCCTTCGACCTCGATGTGGACAAGGACTTCCTGGGCTATGAAGGATGCAACGAGATCCTCAACGACACTCGCCCCGACATCCTCGAAATGATTCACCGGCGCTACTTCGAGGCGGGCGCGGACCTGGTGGAGACCAACACCTTCGGATGCAACCTGCCGAACCTGGCGGATTACGACATTGAGGACCGCATCCAGGAACTCGCCCACAAGGGCACGGCCATCGCCCGCAAAGTCGCAGACGAAATGGGGCCGGGCCGCGAGGGAATGCGCCGCTTCGTACTCGGCTCGCTGGGGCCCGGCACGAAGCTCCCCTCGCTGGGGCACGCTCCCTACGCGCAGCTTCGCGACGCCTACGTCGAGGCAGGACTGGGCATGCTCTCCGGCGGGGCCGACGCGTTTTTGATTGAGACCTGCCAGGACTTGCTGCAGGTCAAGGCTGCGATTAACGGAGTCAAGGAGGCGATGCACCAGGCCGAGAAGTCTATCCCGATTGTCGTCCACGTGACGGTGGAGACCACCGGAACGATGCTGATGGGCTCCGAGATTGGCGCCGCTCTGGCCGCTTTAGAGCCGATGGGCATCGACATGATTGGCCTAAACTGTGCAACCGGCCCGGACGAGATGAGTGAGCACTTACGCTATCTTTCGGCGCACGCATCCATCCCGGTGTCCGTCATGCCGAACGCGGGTCTACCCGTGCTGGGTAAGAACGGCGCGACCTACCCGCTAACGGCCCCGGAGCTGGGGCAGGCGCTGCGGAACTTCGTCGAGGAATACGGCCTTTCGATGGTCGGCGGCTGCTGTGGCACCACACCGGAGCACATTACTGCGGTTCGCGACGCGATTACGGGCGCAGGGGAGTACGAGGAACAGGGTGCCGCGGTGCAGGCTACGCGCCCATACCAGACCCCGGATGCCCGGCCTATCGACGAGGTCGCGTCCCTCTACGCCGCAACCCCGCTGACCCAGCCGACGGGTATCACCATGATCGGCGAGCGCACCAACGCAAACGGTTCCAAGGCGTTCCGCGGGGCAATGCTCGACGCCGACTGGGAGAAGTGCCTCAACATCGCCCGCGGCCAGGTGACCGACGGCGCCCACATGATCGACCTGTGCGTCGACTACGTCGGCCGCGACGGCCGCGACGACATGGCGACGCTTGCCTCCCAGGTCGCCACCAGCGTCACGCTGCCGATTATGCTTGACTCCACCGAGCCAGAGGTGCTGCGCACCGGCCTGGAGCACCTGGGCGGACGCTGTGCGGTCAACTCCGTCAACTTCGAGGACGGAGACGGGCCAGATTCCCGCTATCAGAAGATTATGCGCCTTGTTGTCGAGCACGGTGCGGCCGTTGTTGCACTGTCCATCGACGAAGAAGGACAGGCGCGTACCACCGACAAGAAGGTCGAGATTGCGGAGCGTCTCATCGCCGACATCACCGGCACTTGGGGCCTGCGTGAGCAGGACATTATCGTCGACTGTCTGACTTTCCCAATTTCCACCGGCCAGGAGGAGACCCGTCGCGATGGCATCGAGACAATCAACGCTATCCGCGAGCTCAAGGCCCGTCACCCCGATGTGCACACCACTCTCGGCCTGTCCAACATCTCCTTCGGTCTGAACCCGGCCGCGCGCCAGGTGCTGAACTCGGTGTTCCTCAATGAGTGCATCGAGGCGGGCCTGGACTCTGCGATTGCGCACAGTTCTAAGATTTTGCCGATGAACAAGATCGAGGACCGCCAGCGCGAGGTCGCGCTCGACATGGTCTACGACCGCCGCCGCCCCGAGGGGCACCCGGACGGCGCCTACGACCCGTTGCAGGTATTCATGGACCTCTTCGAGGGTGTCTCCGCCGCCGACGCCAAGGATGCCCGTGCGGAGAAGCTGGCCGCGATGCCTCTGTTCGACCGGCTCGCCCAGCGCATTATCGACGGCGAGCGCACCGGCATCGAGGCCGATCTTGACGAGGGCATGAAGGAAAAGGAGCCTCTGGCAATCGTCAACGAGGATCTTCTGCGCGGCATGCAGACCGTCGGCGAGCTCTTCGGTTCCGGCCAGATGCAGCTCCCCTTCGTGCTGCAGTCTGCGGAGACGATGAAGACGGCCGTCGGTTACCTCGAGAAGTTCATGGACGCCGAGGATGGCTCCGGTTCGAAGGGCTCGATTGTGCTCGCGACCGTGAAGGGCGACGTCCACGATATCGGCAAGAACCTGGTTGAGATTATTTTGTCCAATAACGGCTACACCGTGCACAATCTTGGCATCAAGCAGCCGATTTCGACGATTCTTTCCGCTGCGAAGGAGCTGGATGTCGATGCAATCGGCATGTCCGGCCTGCTGGTGAAGTCAACGGTAATCATGAAGGAGAACCTGGAGGAGCTCAACTCCTCCGGAGACGCCCAGCGTTTCCCGATTCTCCTCGGCGGCGCGGCTCTGACCCGCTCTTACGTCGAGGACGATCTGACCGAGATTTATCAGGGCGACGTCTTCTACGGCAAGGATGCCTTCGAGGGCCTGCGCATCATGGACGATCTGATGAAGGCCAAGCGCGGCGAGCTACCGGACGAGGATTCCCCCGAGGCCATCGCCGCCCGTGAGAAGAAGGAAGCCCGGCGCGCCCGACGCGAGCGTTCCAAGCGAATTGCCGCGGAGCGTGCGGCCAAGGCAGCGGCCGAGGCTCCCGAAGTCCCCGAGCGTTCCGACGTCGCCGTCGACGTTCCCGTGGCTACTCCGCCGTTTTGGGGTACGCGCATCGTCAAGGGGGTCGCGGTCAACGACTACCTGACTACGCTCGACGAGCGAGCCCTGTTCATGGGCCAGTGGGGGTTGCGTGGCACCCGCGGCGGCGAGGGCCCGTCTTATGAAGAGCTTGTCGAGTCGGACGGTCGCCCGCGCCTGCGCGCGTGGCTGCAGCGCCTGCGTGCCGAGAACATCCTGCAGCACTCAGCGGTCGTCTACGGCTACTTCCCGGCCGTATCCGAGGGTGACACCGTACACGTTCTGCCGGTCCCGGAGGAGGGGCAACAGCCCGATCCCACCGCAGAGCCCATCGTTTCCTGGACCTTCCCCCGCCAGCAGCGCGGTCGCTTCCTGTGCATCGCTGACTTCGTGCGCTCGCGCGATATGGCAATCGAGAAGGGACAGACCGACGTTTTGCCGTTCCAATTGGTGACCATGGGCCAACCAATCGCCGATTTCGCCAACGCGATTTACGCCAAGAATGAATACCGCGACTACCTCGAAGTTCACGGAATCGGCGTTCAGCTGACCGAGGCCCTGGCGGAGTTTTGGCACCAGCGAATTCGCTCTGAACTCGCATTCTCCGACGGCACGACCGCCGGCTCGGAGGACTCCAACGACACTAAGGACTTCTTCGACCTGAAGTACCGGGGTGCGCGTTACTCCTTCGGCTACGGTTCCTGCCCAGATCTGACTTTCCGAAAGGGCATGATCGACCTGCTGCGCCCCGAGCGCATCGGTGTTGAGCTCTCCGAGGAGTTGCAGCTACACCCTGAGCAGTCGACTGACGCGTTCGTGCTGTACCACCCGGAGGCGAAGTATTTTAACGTCTAG
- a CDS encoding thioesterase family protein yields the protein MAINNEAPSYGARSDEALRDAVDNPVAYFIPLGNIESDGISYERFLPTSFTHGAWGPFQHGAPPSALLTRMLERHDGGQEGMRTTRIAVDLLSAVPYTELRARSWVSRPGRQICKVEAELLADVKGSWRPVASASAWRMATSDTTQVERAFDDEVPGPGDAVAESIPLTDEWTGGYIESIEARAGEPIGAAGTRLHWVRAPHPIVEGEEPTAVERLMQVADTANGIGATLSPHEWAFMNTDLVVHLHRLPELATTTGADASDDTGAGWLGIAARGSIGPDGIGMTAGELYDARGPVGRSMQTLLVRPQSG from the coding sequence TTGGCGATCAACAACGAGGCACCAAGCTACGGAGCGCGGTCAGACGAGGCCCTACGGGACGCAGTAGATAATCCGGTCGCCTACTTTATTCCGCTCGGAAACATTGAGTCGGACGGCATCTCCTACGAGCGCTTCCTCCCCACCAGCTTCACGCACGGCGCGTGGGGTCCGTTTCAGCACGGTGCTCCCCCATCGGCTCTACTCACCCGTATGCTCGAGCGTCACGATGGCGGGCAAGAAGGCATGCGCACCACTCGAATCGCCGTGGATCTGCTCTCGGCTGTTCCCTACACAGAGCTGCGGGCGCGCTCATGGGTCTCCCGCCCGGGCCGCCAAATCTGCAAGGTAGAGGCCGAGCTGCTTGCCGACGTCAAGGGCTCCTGGCGCCCTGTTGCTTCTGCATCTGCCTGGCGAATGGCCACGTCGGATACTACGCAGGTCGAGCGCGCCTTCGATGATGAAGTCCCGGGTCCCGGAGATGCAGTTGCCGAGTCGATTCCGCTCACCGACGAATGGACCGGTGGATACATCGAATCCATCGAGGCACGCGCGGGCGAGCCCATCGGAGCTGCGGGCACGCGGTTGCACTGGGTACGCGCGCCCCATCCAATCGTTGAGGGCGAAGAGCCGACGGCTGTCGAGCGTCTAATGCAGGTCGCGGATACCGCTAACGGAATCGGGGCCACCCTCAGCCCGCACGAATGGGCGTTTATGAACACCGACCTGGTCGTGCATTTGCACAGGCTGCCCGAGCTGGCGACGACGACCGGAGCGGACGCATCCGACGACACCGGTGCGGGCTGGCTGGGAATAGCGGCTCGCGGCTCCATCGGTCCGGACGGAATCGGCATGACCGCGGGCGAACTCTACGACGCCCGCGGTCCCGTGGGACGCAGCATGCAGACCTTGCTGGTCAGGCCACAGTCCGGTTAG
- a CDS encoding HAD family hydrolase: MKALLWDMDGSLINTEPLWEIATYDVSEFLGRRLTPQLRAQCVGNTLRNTLTIAATHAERTLDDELFTTASEFLEGRFSELVRKRGVEWRPGVPEILAEAAAANVPVVLVTNTRRHVAQPCIDAMGPEKFTATVCSDEVAHGKPEPDPYLRGAMLAGWEPGQCLAIEDSATGVRAALAAGCRTLWNPMPDVAPTNDEIARLSPPALFVSGNFDTANLDFLRAAFASDSATWNNRPSEEL; the protein is encoded by the coding sequence GTGAAAGCACTACTGTGGGACATGGACGGAAGCCTAATCAACACCGAGCCGCTGTGGGAGATTGCCACCTACGACGTCTCTGAGTTCCTCGGTCGCCGCCTCACCCCTCAGCTGCGCGCGCAATGCGTCGGCAACACGCTGCGCAACACTCTCACCATCGCCGCCACTCACGCTGAGCGCACGCTTGACGACGAGCTCTTCACCACGGCCTCGGAATTTCTTGAGGGGAGATTTTCGGAACTAGTCCGTAAACGCGGGGTTGAGTGGCGTCCGGGGGTACCCGAAATTCTGGCCGAGGCCGCAGCTGCGAACGTGCCCGTGGTGCTGGTCACGAATACACGCCGCCACGTGGCCCAACCCTGCATTGATGCGATGGGGCCGGAGAAGTTTACCGCGACCGTTTGCAGCGATGAGGTGGCCCACGGTAAGCCAGAACCCGACCCCTACCTGCGCGGCGCAATGCTGGCAGGTTGGGAGCCCGGGCAGTGCCTTGCCATCGAAGATTCCGCGACGGGCGTGCGTGCAGCGCTCGCCGCCGGGTGTCGCACGCTGTGGAATCCCATGCCGGACGTGGCGCCGACGAACGACGAAATTGCCCGACTCTCACCCCCTGCACTATTCGTTTCGGGCAATTTCGACACCGCAAATCTGGACTTTTTGCGGGCTGCTTTCGCTAGTGACTCGGCGACATGGAACAATAGACCGAGTGAAGAACTTTGA
- a CDS encoding phosphoribosyl-ATP diphosphatase, with the protein MKNFDDLYAELKEKAQSRPEGSGTVEALDAGVHFQGKKIVEEAGEVWLAAEYESDESLAEEISQLMYWLQVVMVGRGLTPEDIYKYL; encoded by the coding sequence GTGAAGAACTTTGATGACCTGTATGCAGAACTGAAAGAGAAGGCACAGTCCCGCCCGGAGGGGTCGGGAACTGTCGAGGCGCTGGATGCAGGTGTCCACTTTCAGGGCAAGAAAATCGTCGAGGAGGCCGGCGAGGTTTGGCTGGCCGCTGAGTACGAGTCCGATGAGTCTCTGGCCGAAGAGATCTCACAGCTAATGTACTGGCTGCAGGTGGTCATGGTCGGCCGCGGGCTAACCCCCGAGGACATCTACAAGTACCTGTAG
- the hisG gene encoding ATP phosphoribosyltransferase encodes MLRIAVPNKGSLSEAAVEILKEAGYPGRGDSKRLTIHDEANDIEFFFLRPKDIPIYVGNGHLDLGITGRDLAADSLAPVAEVLQLGFGPSTFRYAAPADEEWSVEDLEGKRIATSYPNLVREDLKDRGISATVIRLDGAVEISIRLGVADVIADVVSTGRTLRKQGLKPFGEALITSEAVVVGRDGVEVSDEQQVFLRRMTGILHAKTYLMIDYNIRASQLDKATELTPGLSGPTVSPLAHEDWVAVRALVPKSEANPLMDELAKIGAEAILASDIRIARI; translated from the coding sequence ATGCTGCGCATTGCCGTCCCGAACAAGGGATCCCTTTCCGAAGCCGCCGTCGAAATTCTTAAGGAGGCCGGCTACCCGGGTCGCGGAGATTCCAAGCGCCTGACAATTCATGACGAGGCCAACGACATCGAGTTTTTCTTCCTCCGGCCGAAAGACATTCCGATTTACGTCGGCAATGGTCACCTGGATTTGGGCATCACCGGCCGCGACCTCGCGGCGGATTCACTCGCGCCAGTAGCCGAGGTGCTCCAGCTCGGCTTCGGCCCGTCTACCTTCCGCTACGCAGCTCCCGCCGATGAGGAGTGGAGTGTCGAGGATCTCGAAGGTAAGCGCATTGCCACCTCGTACCCGAACCTCGTTCGCGAAGACCTCAAAGACCGTGGAATCTCGGCGACTGTTATCCGCCTCGATGGCGCTGTGGAGATTTCGATTCGCCTCGGCGTAGCAGACGTTATTGCCGATGTCGTCTCGACGGGCCGCACGCTGCGCAAGCAGGGCCTCAAGCCTTTTGGCGAGGCACTGATTACGTCCGAGGCGGTCGTCGTCGGGCGCGATGGGGTGGAGGTCAGTGACGAGCAACAGGTATTCCTGCGCCGTATGACCGGCATTTTGCATGCCAAGACCTACCTGATGATTGACTACAACATCCGAGCCTCGCAGCTGGACAAGGCAACCGAGCTGACGCCAGGCCTTTCCGGGCCTACCGTCTCTCCGTTGGCCCACGAGGACTGGGTCGCGGTACGCGCGCTCGTGCCGAAGTCTGAGGCGAATCCCCTCATGGACGAGCTCGCCAAGATTGGCGCTGAGGCTATCCTCGCTTCGGATATCCGTATCGCGCGTATCTAA